In Rhinolophus sinicus isolate RSC01 chromosome X, ASM3656204v1, whole genome shotgun sequence, a single genomic region encodes these proteins:
- the TCEANC gene encoding transcription elongation factor A N-terminal and central domain-containing protein isoform X1 has protein sequence MARSCSINVHCLPLLRAVKMSDKTQIAASASLIEQLMSERNFEDLGNHLTELEILHVTKEHLQQTDVVRAVYRVLKNCPTVAVKKKAKRLLSEWKALYKDPHFKPGESPKLLPIGGHEENAGLAHDASQDEVLGGSSSNSWLASQDVMAKATEMLVPENSPRAVAPKEEHIKAADPQSADRRPDELLDPAVPMRTKCTELLYEALTSSSTHQPKADLWQNFAREIEEHIFTLYSKNLKKYKTCIRSKVANLKNPQNSHLQQNLLSGATSPREFAEMTVMEMASKELKQLRASYTESGIQEHYLPQVIEGTQTKKIKCRRCEKFNCRVTVIARGTLFLPSWVRNSNPDEEMMTYVICNECGEQWYHSKWVCL, from the coding sequence CTGTAAAAATGTCTGACAAGACCCAGATCGCTGCGAGCGCTTCCCTTATTGAGCAACTGATGTCTGAAAGGAACTTTGAGGATCTTGGCAACCACCTGACTGAGCTAGAAATTCTTCATGTGACTAAGGAGCACCTCCAGCAGACAGATGTGGTCAGGGCTGTGTACAGAGTCCTCAAAAACTGCCCCACCGTGGCTGTGAAAAAGAAAGCCAAGCGTCTTCTGTCAGAATGGAAAGCTCTTTATAAGGATCCTCATTTCAAACCAGGGGAGAGCCCTAAATTACTCCCTATAGGTGGACATGAAGAAAACGCAGGCCTTGCTCATGACGCAAGTCAGGATGAGGTTTTGGGCGGCTCCAGTTCTAATTCTTGGCTAGCGTCCCAAGATGTTATGGCAAAAGCCACGGAAATGCTTGTGCCTGAAAATAGCCCCCGTGCAGTGGCACCTAAGGAAGAGCACATCAAGGCTGCTGACCCTCAGTCCGCTGACAGGAGACCAGATGAGTTGCTGGATCCTGCAGTGCCCATGAGAACGAAATGCACAGAACTTCTTTATGAAGCTTTAACTAGTTCTTCCACACATCAGCCCAAAGCTGACTTGTGGCAAAACTTTGCAAGGGAAATCGAAGAGCACATTTTTACCCTTTATTCAAAGAAcctcaaaaaatataaaacttgcaTCAGAAGCAAAGTTGCCAATCTGAAGAACCCCCAAAATTCTCACTTACAACAAAATTTGCTCTCCGGGGCCACGTCTCCAAGAGAATTTGCCGAAATGACTGTCATGGAAATGGCAAGCAAGGAACTGAAACAATTGAGAGCCTCCTACACGGAATCTGGCATACAGGAACATTATCTTCCCCAGGTGATTGAGGGCACgcagacaaagaaaataaaatgcagacgCTGTGAGAAGTTCAATTGCAGGGTCACTGTAATCGCCAGAGGAACACTTTTCCTTCCAAGTTGGGTGAGGAATTCAAACCCTGATGAAGAAATGATGACCTATGTAATCTGTAATGAATGTGGGGAGCAGTGGTACCATAGCAAGTGGGTGTGcttgtaa
- the TCEANC gene encoding transcription elongation factor A N-terminal and central domain-containing protein isoform X2, whose translation MSDKTQIAASASLIEQLMSERNFEDLGNHLTELEILHVTKEHLQQTDVVRAVYRVLKNCPTVAVKKKAKRLLSEWKALYKDPHFKPGESPKLLPIGGHEENAGLAHDASQDEVLGGSSSNSWLASQDVMAKATEMLVPENSPRAVAPKEEHIKAADPQSADRRPDELLDPAVPMRTKCTELLYEALTSSSTHQPKADLWQNFAREIEEHIFTLYSKNLKKYKTCIRSKVANLKNPQNSHLQQNLLSGATSPREFAEMTVMEMASKELKQLRASYTESGIQEHYLPQVIEGTQTKKIKCRRCEKFNCRVTVIARGTLFLPSWVRNSNPDEEMMTYVICNECGEQWYHSKWVCL comes from the coding sequence ATGTCTGACAAGACCCAGATCGCTGCGAGCGCTTCCCTTATTGAGCAACTGATGTCTGAAAGGAACTTTGAGGATCTTGGCAACCACCTGACTGAGCTAGAAATTCTTCATGTGACTAAGGAGCACCTCCAGCAGACAGATGTGGTCAGGGCTGTGTACAGAGTCCTCAAAAACTGCCCCACCGTGGCTGTGAAAAAGAAAGCCAAGCGTCTTCTGTCAGAATGGAAAGCTCTTTATAAGGATCCTCATTTCAAACCAGGGGAGAGCCCTAAATTACTCCCTATAGGTGGACATGAAGAAAACGCAGGCCTTGCTCATGACGCAAGTCAGGATGAGGTTTTGGGCGGCTCCAGTTCTAATTCTTGGCTAGCGTCCCAAGATGTTATGGCAAAAGCCACGGAAATGCTTGTGCCTGAAAATAGCCCCCGTGCAGTGGCACCTAAGGAAGAGCACATCAAGGCTGCTGACCCTCAGTCCGCTGACAGGAGACCAGATGAGTTGCTGGATCCTGCAGTGCCCATGAGAACGAAATGCACAGAACTTCTTTATGAAGCTTTAACTAGTTCTTCCACACATCAGCCCAAAGCTGACTTGTGGCAAAACTTTGCAAGGGAAATCGAAGAGCACATTTTTACCCTTTATTCAAAGAAcctcaaaaaatataaaacttgcaTCAGAAGCAAAGTTGCCAATCTGAAGAACCCCCAAAATTCTCACTTACAACAAAATTTGCTCTCCGGGGCCACGTCTCCAAGAGAATTTGCCGAAATGACTGTCATGGAAATGGCAAGCAAGGAACTGAAACAATTGAGAGCCTCCTACACGGAATCTGGCATACAGGAACATTATCTTCCCCAGGTGATTGAGGGCACgcagacaaagaaaataaaatgcagacgCTGTGAGAAGTTCAATTGCAGGGTCACTGTAATCGCCAGAGGAACACTTTTCCTTCCAAGTTGGGTGAGGAATTCAAACCCTGATGAAGAAATGATGACCTATGTAATCTGTAATGAATGTGGGGAGCAGTGGTACCATAGCAAGTGGGTGTGcttgtaa